A portion of the Lolium rigidum isolate FL_2022 chromosome 1, APGP_CSIRO_Lrig_0.1, whole genome shotgun sequence genome contains these proteins:
- the LOC124703777 gene encoding enolase 1-like produces the protein MEDLITLAKGFSRKREQYSPFSRTMFLIMKSQSLDIAVYDIQAVSNVNTIIGPALIGKDPTEQVDIDNFMVQQLDGTSNEWGWCKQKLGANAILAVSLAVCKAGAMVKKIPLYQHIANLAGNKTLVLPVPAFNVINGGSHAGNKLAMQEFMILPTGASSFKEAMKMGVEVYHNLKSIIKKKYGQDATNVGDEGGFAPNIQENKEGLELLKAAIAKAGYTGKVVIGMDVAASEFFSEKDKTYDLNFKEDNNDGSHKISGDSLKDLYKSFVSEYPIVSIEDPFDQDDWATYAKMTGEIGQQVQIVGDDLLVTNPTRVAKAISEKTCNALLLKVNQIGSVTESIEAVSMSKRAGWGVMASHRSGETEDTFIADLSVGLATGQIKTGAPCRSERLAKYNQLLRIEEELGEAAVYAGANFRAPVEPY, from the exons TCAAG AAAGAGGGAACAATATAGTCCGTTCAGCAGAACAATGTTTCTAATAATGAAAAGTCAATCCTTGGATATTGCAGTGTATGATATACAA GCTGTGAGCAACGTAAATACTATTATTGGACCGGCGCTGATTGGAAAG GATCCAACTGAGCAGGTTGACATTGATAACTTCATGGTCCAACAGCTTGATGGAACCTCCAACGAGTGGGGCTGGTGCAAACAGAAG CTTGGGGCAAATGCTATTCTCGCAGTGTCACTTGCAGTGTGCAAAGCTGGAGCCATGGTGAAGAAGATTCCACTTTACCAG CATATTGCAAATCTCGCCGGAAACAAGACACTTGTGTTGCCTGTGCCTGCCTTCAATGTGATCAATGGAGGTTCTCACGCTGGGAACAAGCTTGCCATGCAG GAGTTCATGATCCTACCAACTGGTGCCTCCTCGTTCAAGGAGGCCATGAAGATGGGAGTTGAGGTGTACCACAACCTGAAG AGCATAATCAAGAAGAAGTACGGACAAGATGCCACAAATGTTGGTGATGAAGGTGGCTTTGCACCTAACATTCAG GAAAACAAAGAGGGCCTTGAACTACTGAAGGCCGCTATAGCTAAGGCTGGCTACACTGGAAAA GTGGTTATTGGAATGGATGTTGCTGCTTCTGAATTTTTCAGTGAGAAGGACAAGACTTACGATCTCAACTTCAAGGAGGAT AACAATGACGGCTCGCACAAGATCTCGGGCGACAGCCTGAAAGATCTATACAAGTCCTTCGTTTCCGAGTACCCTATCGTGTCAATCGAAGATCCTTTTGATCAGGATGACTGGGCCACCTACGCTAAAATGACCGGTGAGATTGGGCAGCAAGTGCAGATCGTAGGAGATGACCTTCTTGTTACTAACCCCACG AGGGTTGCCAAGGCAATCAGTGAGAAGACCTGCAATGCTCTTCTCCTGAAG GTGAACCAGATAGGCTCAGTGACGGAGAGCATTGAAGCCGTCAGCATGTCCAAGCGTGCTGGGTGGGGAGTCATGGCAAGCCATAGGAG TGGTGAGACGGAGGATACCTTCATCGCCGACCTGTCGGTTGGTCTAGCCACG GGCCAGATCAAAACAGGAGCTCCCTGCCGGTCTGAGCGTCTAGCTAAATACAACCAG CTGCTGAGGATCGAAGAAGAGCTTGGCGAGGCAGCAGTGTACGCCGGAGCAAACTTCAGGGCGCCCGTGGAGCCGTACTGA
- the LOC124667149 gene encoding protein cornichon homolog 4-like, translating into MVFVWLAAFFLVVTLIVLVIFQLMCLADLEFDYINPFDSSSRINKVVMPEFIVQALLSVLFLITGHWAMFLLSAPMVYYNYTLYERRQHLVDVTEIFNHLAREKKRRLFKIGALVILLFLSLFWMIWSVLLDEDDSH; encoded by the exons ATGGTGTTCGTCTGGCTCGCcgccttcttcctcgtcgtcacgcTCATCGTGCTCGTCATCTTCCAG TTAATGTGCTTGGCAGATCTGGAGTTCGATTATATCAACCCATTTGATTCATCGTCTCGAATAAATAAAGTGGTTATGCCAGAATTTATAGTGCAAGCACTTCTAAGTGTATTATTCCTCATAACTGGGCATTGGGCAATGTTTTTGCTTTCTGCCCCAATGGTGTACTATAATTATACATT GTACGAGCGGCGGCAGCATCTAGTAGATGTGACAGAGATATTTAATCACCTAGCCCGGGAGAAAAAACGCCGTCTTTTTAAGATAGGGGCTCTTGTCATCCTCCTATTCTTGTCATTGTTCTG GATGATTTGGAGTGTATTATTGGACGAGGACGACAGCCATTAG